A window of the Eretmochelys imbricata isolate rEreImb1 chromosome 7, rEreImb1.hap1, whole genome shotgun sequence genome harbors these coding sequences:
- the NPY4R2 gene encoding neuropeptide Y receptor type 4-2 has translation MSKTENLNMVPPFPFNKNWSLERGFLTHIPGHCRNTTDLTVFLVASYSLETILGILGNICLISVIVRQKEKANVTSIFITNLIVSDLFMSIVCLPFTIVYTLMDYWIFGEVMCKMTSFIQCISVSVSILSLVLIGLERHQLIINPTGWRPSIPQAYLGIVVIWTLACLMSLPFLTTSVLTYDLYKQFSYITDSSADKAICMDSWPSDQHRLIYTTALLLFQYCIPLSFILICYLRIYLRLQKRKDMFEKSAYSGRVVQLRRINILLVSMVVAFAVCWLPLHVFNSIEDWDYKAISPCHHNLIFSLCHLVAMASTCVNPVIYGFLNNNFKKEVKSLILSCQHNSSMEEYEHLPLSSMQTEVSKGSVRLSCRHNSI, from the coding sequence ATGAGCAAGACTGAAAATCTTAACATGGTCCCTCCCTTTCCATTCAATAAGAATTGGAGTTTAGAGCGAGGCTTCCTCACACATATCCCAGGTCACTGCAGAAACACAACTGACCTTACTGTCTTTTTAGTTGCCTCATATAGCTTAGAAACCATCCTAGGCATCCTCGGAAACATTTGCCTGATTAGTGTCATAGTCAGGCAGAAGGAGAAGGCCAACGTCACCAGCATATTCATTACCAACTTGATAGTCTCTGACTTGTTCATGAGCATCGTCTGCCTGCCTTTCACCATCGTCTACACCCTGATGGACTACTGGATATTTGGTGAGGTCATGTGCAAAATGACTTCCTTCATCCAGTGCATTTCTGTGAGTGTGTCAATTCTCTCCCTTGTCCTCATTGGTCTGGAAAGACACCAGCTCATCATAAACCCAACTGGCTGGAGGCCAAGCATCCCCCAAGCCTATCTAGGGATTGTAGTCATTTGGACATTAGCTTGCCTTATGTCTCTGCCCTTTCTGACGACCTCCGTCTTGACATATGACTTGTACAAGCAGTTCTCCTATATTACGGATTCTTCTGCCGACAAGGCCATATGTATGGACTCATGGCCTTCTGACCAGCACCGACTCATCTACACCACTGCCTTGCTGCTGTTCCAGTACTGCATCCCTCTCTCCTTTATCCTGATTTGCTACCTGCGTATCTATTTACGCTTGCAGAAGAGAAAGGACATGTTTGAGAAGAGTGCATACAGTGGCCGGGTGGTTCAGCTGAGGAGGATAAACATTTTGTTAGTATCCATGGTGGTTGCCTTTGCTGTTTGCTGGTTACCATTGCACGTTTTCAATAGCATTGAGGACTGGGATTACAAAGCCATTTCCCCTTGCCACCACAACCTTATTTTCTCATTGTGCCATCTAGTAGCCATGGCTTCCACCTGTGTCAACCCTGTTATCTATGGGTTCCTAAACAATAACTTCAAAAAAGAAGTGAAGTCGCTGATACTGAGCTGCCAGCATAATTCATCAATGGAAGAATATGAACATTTACCTTTATCATCCATGCAGACTGAAGTCTCCAAAGGCTCCGTGAGGTTGAGCTGTAGACATAATTCCATCTAG